One Mycolicibacterium crocinum DNA window includes the following coding sequences:
- the nuoD gene encoding NADH dehydrogenase (quinone) subunit D: MSTDENVIVLGGQDWEDIVAAARAGEAGERIVVNMGPQHPSTHGVLRLILEIEGETVTEARCGIGYLHTGIEKNLEYRTWTQGVTFVTRMDYLSPFFNETAYCLGVEQLLDITDQIPDRASVVRVMMMELNRISSHLVALATGGMELGAMTPMFFGFRERELILSVFEAITGLRMNNAYIRPGGLATDLPDDGPDRVRDLLKILPGRLRELEDLLTENYIWKARTQGIGYLDLTGCMALGITGPVLRSTGLPHDLRKTQPYCGYETYDFNVITDTGADCYGRYLIRIGEMHESLKIVQQCLDRLEPGPVMISDKKLAWPADLQLGPDGLGNSPAHIAKIMGTSMEGLIHHFKLVTEGIRVPAGQVYIAVESPRGELGVHMVSDGGTRPYRVHYRDPSFTNLQAVAAMCEGGMVADVIAAVASIDPVMGGVDR, encoded by the coding sequence ATGAGCACCGACGAGAACGTGATCGTCCTGGGCGGCCAGGACTGGGAGGACATCGTCGCCGCCGCCCGCGCGGGTGAAGCCGGCGAACGCATCGTGGTCAACATGGGCCCACAGCACCCCTCGACGCATGGAGTGCTGCGGCTGATCCTCGAGATCGAGGGTGAGACGGTCACCGAAGCCCGGTGCGGGATTGGGTATTTGCATACCGGGATCGAGAAGAACCTGGAGTACCGCACCTGGACCCAGGGTGTGACGTTTGTGACCCGGATGGATTATCTGTCCCCGTTTTTCAACGAGACCGCCTACTGCCTAGGCGTCGAACAACTCCTGGACATCACCGACCAGATCCCGGACCGCGCCAGCGTCGTGCGGGTCATGATGATGGAACTCAACCGCATCTCAAGCCATTTGGTGGCACTGGCCACCGGCGGCATGGAGTTGGGGGCGATGACCCCGATGTTCTTCGGCTTCCGCGAGCGCGAGTTGATTCTGTCGGTCTTCGAGGCGATCACCGGTTTGCGGATGAACAACGCCTACATCCGCCCCGGCGGGCTGGCGACCGACCTTCCCGACGACGGACCCGACCGGGTGCGCGACTTGTTGAAGATCCTGCCGGGCCGGTTGCGCGAACTCGAAGACCTGTTGACCGAGAACTACATCTGGAAGGCCCGCACCCAGGGCATCGGTTACCTCGATCTGACCGGATGCATGGCGCTGGGGATCACCGGGCCGGTGCTGCGCTCCACCGGCCTTCCGCACGATCTACGCAAGACCCAACCCTATTGCGGCTACGAGACCTACGACTTCAATGTCATCACCGACACCGGGGCGGACTGCTACGGCCGCTATCTGATCCGGATCGGCGAGATGCACGAATCACTGAAAATCGTGCAGCAGTGTCTGGATCGGCTCGAGCCGGGACCGGTGATGATCAGCGACAAGAAACTCGCCTGGCCCGCCGACCTACAACTCGGCCCGGACGGGTTGGGTAATTCGCCGGCGCATATCGCCAAGATCATGGGCACCTCCATGGAGGGGCTGATCCACCACTTCAAACTGGTCACCGAAGGCATCCGGGTGCCGGCCGGACAGGTTTACATCGCCGTCGAATCCCCGCGCGGCGAGCTGGGCGTGCACATGGTGTCCGACGGTGGGACGCGGCCGTATCGGGTGCATTACCGCGATCCGTCGTTCACCAATCTGCAAGCGGTGGCCGCGATGTGTGAGGGCGGCATGGTCGCCGACGTCATCGCCGCCGTCGCCTCCATCGATCCGGTCATGGGAGGGGTGGACAGGTGA
- a CDS encoding NADH-quinone oxidoreductase subunit C, whose translation MSDQDRSDPATDSGGEVIGVRRGMFGINGSGDTSGYGRLVRAVALPGSTPRPYGGYFDDVVDRLTEVLGDDGFSAAVERVVVFRNQLTLDVRREHLIAVARALRDDKRLRFELCCGVSGVHYPQDTGRELHAYYPLMSITHNRRVQLEVACPDADPHVPSLFSVYPTTDWHERETYDFFGIVFDGHPGLTRIEMPDDWVGHPQRKDYPLGGVPVEYHGAQIPPPDERRSYH comes from the coding sequence GTGAGCGATCAGGACCGAAGTGATCCGGCCACGGATAGCGGCGGTGAGGTCATCGGCGTGCGCCGCGGCATGTTCGGCATCAACGGCAGTGGCGATACCTCCGGGTACGGCCGGCTGGTCCGCGCAGTCGCCCTGCCCGGCAGCACACCGCGGCCGTACGGCGGCTACTTCGACGACGTCGTCGACCGGTTGACCGAGGTACTGGGTGACGACGGATTCAGCGCGGCCGTCGAACGCGTGGTGGTCTTTCGCAACCAGCTGACCCTCGACGTCCGCCGCGAACACCTCATCGCCGTCGCCCGGGCGCTACGCGACGACAAGCGGTTGCGCTTCGAATTGTGTTGTGGCGTTTCGGGTGTGCACTACCCACAGGACACGGGGCGGGAATTGCACGCGTACTACCCACTGATGTCGATCACCCACAACCGGCGGGTGCAGTTGGAGGTGGCGTGTCCCGACGCGGATCCGCATGTGCCGTCGCTGTTTTCGGTGTATCCGACTACTGACTGGCATGAGCGGGAGACCTACGACTTCTTCGGCATCGTCTTCGACGGCCATCCCGGTTTGACGCGCATCGAGATGCCCGACGACTGGGTCGGTCACCCGCAGCGCAAGGACTATCCACTGGGCGGTGTGCCGGTCGAATACCACGGCGCCCAGATACCCCCGCCCGACGAGCGGAGGTCGTATCACTGA
- a CDS encoding NuoB/complex I 20 kDa subunit family protein has protein sequence MGLEEALPGGIVLSTVEKVAGFVRKGSLWPATFGLACCAIEMMATASPRFDIARFGMERFSATPRQADLMIVAGRVSQKMAPVLRQVYDQMAEPKWVLAMGVCASSGGMFNNYAVVQGVDHVVPVDIYLPGCPPRPEMLLNAILALHAKIAEMPLGVHRAEAVAAAEKAALAAPTTLELKGLLR, from the coding sequence ATGGGATTAGAGGAGGCGCTGCCGGGCGGCATCGTGTTGTCGACGGTGGAGAAAGTCGCCGGGTTCGTGCGTAAGGGGTCGTTGTGGCCGGCGACGTTCGGGTTGGCGTGTTGTGCCATCGAGATGATGGCGACGGCCTCGCCGCGGTTTGATATCGCCCGGTTTGGCATGGAGCGGTTTTCGGCCACGCCGCGTCAGGCGGATCTGATGATCGTGGCGGGGCGGGTGAGTCAGAAGATGGCGCCGGTGCTGCGCCAGGTGTATGACCAGATGGCTGAACCGAAGTGGGTGTTGGCCATGGGGGTGTGCGCCTCCAGCGGGGGCATGTTCAACAACTATGCGGTGGTCCAGGGTGTGGATCATGTGGTGCCGGTGGATATTTATCTGCCCGGGTGTCCGCCGCGTCCGGAGATGTTGCTGAACGCGATTTTGGCGTTGCACGCCAAGATCGCCGAGATGCCGTTGGGGGTGCACCGCGCCGAAGCCGTCGCCGCAGCCGAAAAGGCTGCGCTGGCCGCGCCGACCACCCTGGAACTCAAAGGGCTGCTCCGGTGA
- a CDS encoding NADH-quinone oxidoreductase subunit A produces MNLYLPILVLGVIAAGFAVVSVVIALVIGPRRFNRAKLEAYECGIEPVAGEPAGQRFPIKYYLTAMLFIVFDIEIVFLYPWAVSFDALGTFALVEMLIFMATVFVAYGYVWRRGGLEWD; encoded by the coding sequence ATGAATTTGTACCTACCCATCCTGGTGTTGGGGGTGATAGCGGCTGGGTTTGCGGTGGTGTCGGTGGTGATCGCGCTGGTGATCGGACCTCGGCGGTTCAATCGGGCCAAGCTGGAAGCCTATGAGTGCGGGATCGAGCCGGTGGCCGGTGAGCCGGCTGGTCAGCGGTTCCCGATCAAGTACTACCTGACGGCGATGTTGTTCATCGTGTTCGACATCGAGATCGTGTTCTTGTATCCGTGGGCGGTCTCGTTTGACGCGTTGGGGACGTTCGCGCTGGTGGAGATGTTGATTTTCATGGCGACGGTGTTTGTGGCGTACGGGTATGTGTGGCGTCGGGGTGGGCTGGAATGGGATTAG
- a CDS encoding Rv3143 family two-component system response regulator, with amino-acid sequence MSRPGAQPLHVLVYSSNARTREQVRLALGTRVHPELPDLTYTDVATGPMVIQLMDAGGFDLVILDGEASPVGGMGIAKQLKDEIDDCPPVLVLTGRSDDAWLANWSRAEAAVPHPIDPVRLGEAVVGLLRAAV; translated from the coding sequence GTGTCTCGCCCGGGCGCACAGCCCCTCCACGTGCTGGTCTACAGCAGCAATGCCCGCACCCGTGAGCAGGTGCGCCTTGCCCTGGGCACGCGCGTCCATCCCGAACTGCCGGACCTCACCTACACCGATGTGGCCACCGGGCCGATGGTGATCCAGTTGATGGACGCCGGCGGATTCGATCTGGTGATCCTCGACGGCGAGGCGTCTCCGGTCGGCGGCATGGGCATTGCCAAACAACTCAAAGACGAGATCGACGACTGTCCGCCGGTGCTGGTGCTGACCGGCCGTTCCGACGACGCGTGGCTGGCCAACTGGTCGCGCGCGGAGGCCGCCGTGCCGCACCCGATCGACCCGGTACGGCTCGGCGAGGCGGTCGTCGGTTTGCTGCGCGCAGCTGTGTAG
- a CDS encoding YceI family protein yields the protein MSALHALLNDPGAAGTWQLVPARSSVRFKNKTFWGLATVTGKFGDVSGTGQIGANGAVSGRLDVRASSLKTGIGKRDEHLRSADFFDVENHPDIRVEVTALKPTADDTADLTATLTARGVSQPLPLSATITPLGDGTVQLTAQTSVDRTTFGVSGNMIGMMPATTTLLADVVFAKA from the coding sequence ATGTCCGCATTGCACGCGCTGCTCAACGATCCCGGCGCCGCCGGGACCTGGCAACTGGTTCCCGCGCGGTCGTCGGTTCGCTTCAAGAACAAGACGTTCTGGGGGTTGGCCACCGTCACCGGCAAATTCGGCGATGTGAGCGGCACCGGCCAGATCGGTGCGAACGGCGCGGTGTCGGGCCGGTTGGACGTCCGGGCGTCGTCGCTGAAGACGGGCATCGGCAAGCGCGATGAGCACTTACGCTCGGCCGACTTCTTCGACGTCGAGAACCATCCCGACATCCGCGTCGAAGTGACCGCGCTGAAACCCACCGCCGATGACACCGCCGATCTCACCGCCACCCTCACCGCGCGCGGCGTCAGCCAACCGCTGCCGTTGTCGGCAACGATCACGCCCCTCGGCGACGGCACGGTACAGCTGACCGCCCAGACCTCGGTCGACCGCACCACATTCGGCGTCAGCGGCAACATGATCGGCATGATGCCCGCCACCACCACACTGCTGGCCGACGTCGTCTTCGCCAAGGCCTGA
- a CDS encoding nuclear transport factor 2 family protein — protein MAGDTRILQAADRLFAAITDGDVDAVAALWSDDVTVWHTGDERDSDKTRALKVIRWYVGATTYRHYEVLDRQVFNGGFVQQHILHCTSTRGEDVALRVCLVVKIGDDGLIRRIDEYLDPADLAPLLS, from the coding sequence ATGGCAGGAGACACCCGCATTCTGCAGGCCGCCGATCGACTGTTCGCCGCCATCACCGACGGTGACGTGGACGCAGTGGCGGCACTGTGGTCCGACGATGTCACCGTCTGGCACACCGGCGATGAGCGCGACAGCGACAAGACCCGCGCCCTGAAAGTCATCCGGTGGTACGTCGGCGCCACCACCTACCGGCACTACGAGGTGCTCGACCGGCAGGTCTTCAACGGCGGCTTCGTCCAGCAGCACATCCTGCACTGCACCTCCACCCGCGGTGAAGACGTGGCCCTTCGGGTATGCCTGGTGGTGAAGATCGGAGACGACGGCCTGATCCGGCGGATCGACGAATACCTCGATCCGGCCGACCTGGCGCCGCTGCTGTCGTGA
- a CDS encoding DUF6285 domain-containing protein gives MTGLNGRPTAAELVAAVAEFLEGDVRANTTGSVNFHALVAANVLRTVERELLDDTAAEPLAALERLGYPDERALAAAIRAGDLDDRGDEVVGGLRALVRHRLAIAHPGYDAPEGGTR, from the coding sequence ATGACCGGGCTCAACGGGCGGCCCACCGCCGCCGAACTCGTCGCTGCCGTTGCGGAGTTCCTTGAGGGCGACGTCCGGGCCAACACCACCGGCTCGGTCAACTTCCACGCCCTCGTCGCCGCCAACGTCTTGCGCACCGTCGAACGCGAACTGCTCGACGACACCGCGGCCGAACCACTGGCCGCCCTCGAGCGGCTCGGCTATCCGGACGAACGCGCCCTCGCCGCGGCCATCCGCGCCGGCGATCTCGACGACCGCGGTGACGAGGTGGTAGGCGGCCTGCGCGCGTTGGTTCGCCACCGGCTGGCCATCGCCCATCCTGGATACGACGCACCCGAGGGAGGCACGCGGTGA
- a CDS encoding phosphotransferase family protein, with the protein MAAETLSDDLTGVLRPLLGDDTQVANLRALTGGASRTTWAFDAVTGSGRRALILRTGPPDDVHAGMELEAAVQVAAAAAGAPVPDVLVASDSVEALGNPFLICGEIAGETIVRRIQRQLDDDGRAKLLRQCAQALAAIHRGAADAPGLAEQDQMAEWHQRLDEMGDTTATFEWAFRWLTAHRPPPSPLRLVHGDFRMGNLIVDGSDLAAVLDWELVHIGEIYEDIAWFCIRAWRFGAPPSMAAGGLGSIDDFVAAYEEAGGATVDRATLRWWLVLATLRWGVICRFQAERHLSGQTRSVELAAIGRRVCETEWDVLDLLEGVS; encoded by the coding sequence GTGGCCGCCGAAACACTGTCCGACGATTTGACCGGTGTCCTGCGTCCGTTGCTCGGCGACGACACCCAGGTCGCCAACCTGCGCGCGCTGACCGGCGGAGCCAGCCGCACCACCTGGGCCTTCGACGCGGTCACCGGATCAGGCCGGCGCGCTCTGATCCTGCGCACCGGGCCGCCTGACGATGTGCACGCGGGAATGGAGCTGGAAGCCGCCGTGCAGGTCGCGGCCGCCGCGGCCGGCGCTCCGGTACCCGACGTGTTGGTCGCCTCCGATTCGGTTGAGGCGCTGGGCAATCCGTTTCTGATTTGCGGTGAGATCGCCGGCGAGACCATCGTGCGGCGGATCCAGCGCCAACTCGACGATGACGGGCGCGCCAAGCTGCTGCGGCAGTGCGCGCAGGCGCTGGCGGCGATTCATCGCGGCGCGGCCGATGCGCCGGGCCTGGCCGAGCAGGACCAGATGGCGGAATGGCACCAGCGTCTCGACGAAATGGGTGACACCACAGCGACATTCGAGTGGGCGTTCCGGTGGCTGACGGCACATCGACCGCCACCTTCTCCCCTGCGGCTGGTGCACGGTGATTTCCGGATGGGCAACCTGATTGTCGACGGCTCCGACCTGGCGGCGGTGTTGGACTGGGAACTGGTCCACATCGGCGAGATCTACGAGGACATCGCCTGGTTCTGCATCCGGGCCTGGCGTTTCGGCGCTCCGCCCAGCATGGCCGCCGGTGGCCTGGGCAGCATCGACGATTTCGTCGCGGCCTACGAGGAAGCCGGTGGCGCCACCGTCGACCGGGCGACGCTTCGGTGGTGGCTTGTGCTGGCCACCCTGCGCTGGGGGGTGATCTGCCGCTTCCAGGCCGAACGGCATCTGAGCGGCCAGACCCGTTCGGTCGAACTCGCCGCGATCGGCCGCCGGGTCTGCGAAACCGAATGGGATGTGCTCGACCTGCTGGAGGGTGTCTCATGA
- a CDS encoding acyl-CoA dehydrogenase family protein produces MDFSLPEHLTTLLAEMDAFIDAEIKPLEREHMQYFDQRREFARTDVENGGIPRREWEDLLDEMRRRADKAGWLRYGLPSKFGGRDGSNLDMAVIREHLAHKGLGLHNDLQDESSIVGNFPQVIMMDRFGTDDQKSEWIEAMLTGKRSMAFGLTEPDHGSDATWLETRAVRDGNDWVINGNKRWNTGVHRATHDLVFARTSGEDGQARGITAFLVPCDAEGFAVPYYWWTFNMPTDHGEVVLRDVRIPADAVLGEVDHGLEVAQTFLHENRIRQAASSLGAAQYCIDRAVDYAGKRVTFGKPLAVNQAVQWPLVELQTEAQMVRLLVRYAATELDRNHHLEVSDKVSMANYRANRLVCEAADRAMQVHGGVGYSRHEPFEHIYRHHRRYRITEGAEEIQMRRVAQRMFKFGKPAR; encoded by the coding sequence GTGGATTTCTCTCTGCCCGAACACCTTACGACGCTGCTGGCCGAGATGGACGCGTTCATCGACGCCGAGATCAAACCGCTCGAGCGCGAGCACATGCAGTACTTCGATCAGCGTCGCGAGTTCGCCCGCACCGATGTCGAGAACGGTGGGATTCCGCGCCGGGAGTGGGAGGATCTGCTCGACGAGATGCGTCGTCGAGCTGACAAGGCGGGCTGGCTGCGCTACGGGCTGCCATCGAAGTTCGGCGGCCGTGACGGTTCCAACCTCGATATGGCGGTGATCCGAGAGCATCTGGCGCACAAGGGCCTTGGCCTGCACAACGATCTTCAGGACGAATCCTCGATCGTCGGGAACTTCCCCCAGGTGATCATGATGGACCGGTTCGGAACCGACGACCAGAAGAGCGAATGGATCGAGGCGATGCTGACCGGCAAGCGGTCGATGGCCTTCGGACTCACCGAACCGGACCACGGCTCGGACGCCACCTGGCTGGAGACCCGCGCCGTCCGCGACGGCAACGACTGGGTGATCAACGGCAACAAGCGCTGGAACACCGGCGTCCATCGCGCCACCCACGACCTGGTGTTCGCCCGCACCTCCGGCGAGGACGGCCAGGCCCGCGGTATCACCGCATTCCTGGTTCCATGCGACGCCGAGGGCTTCGCAGTGCCTTACTACTGGTGGACGTTCAACATGCCCACCGACCACGGCGAGGTCGTCCTGCGTGACGTACGCATCCCTGCCGACGCCGTGCTCGGCGAGGTGGACCACGGCCTGGAAGTGGCGCAAACCTTCCTGCACGAGAACAGGATTCGGCAGGCGGCGAGCAGCCTCGGCGCCGCCCAGTACTGTATCGACCGTGCTGTGGACTACGCAGGCAAGCGGGTGACGTTCGGTAAGCCGCTGGCAGTCAACCAGGCCGTGCAGTGGCCACTGGTGGAGCTGCAGACCGAAGCGCAGATGGTCCGCCTGCTGGTGCGGTACGCGGCCACCGAACTCGACCGCAACCACCACCTCGAGGTGTCCGACAAGGTGTCGATGGCGAATTATCGCGCCAATCGGCTGGTGTGCGAGGCGGCCGACCGGGCCATGCAGGTCCACGGCGGCGTCGGTTACAGCCGCCACGAACCGTTCGAGCACATCTACCGCCATCATCGTCGCTACCGGATCACCGAGGGAGCCGAGGAGATTCAAATGCGCCGGGTGGCCCAACGGATGTTCAAGTTCGGCAAGCCGGCTCGCTGA
- a CDS encoding TetR/AcrR family transcriptional regulator: MEPSSRSRTADGAGDAPRALSSKGRQTRQAIEDAARKLFAERGFHGTTLVDITSAAGRSPAVFYRYYDDKEDLLAALADSFLHDVVLPSGLRLHLPESPDDTGFFVTVVTAYWEMFKQSIGIMVAVDQLAATQPRFAALQNEFRQFGIDIVAASVQRAQEHGYAAGLQPEHTALAIALLFEQFTTVCLRPDSSGLGLRLSDDDAITTLSTIWKKTLYGY, translated from the coding sequence ATGGAACCGTCCAGCCGTTCGCGCACCGCGGACGGGGCCGGCGACGCCCCGCGCGCACTGAGCTCCAAGGGTCGCCAGACCCGCCAAGCCATCGAGGACGCGGCTCGAAAGCTGTTCGCCGAACGAGGCTTCCACGGCACCACTTTGGTCGACATCACCTCGGCGGCCGGCCGGTCCCCGGCGGTGTTCTACCGGTACTACGACGACAAAGAGGATTTGCTTGCCGCACTGGCTGATTCGTTCCTGCACGATGTCGTACTGCCTTCGGGACTGCGATTACATCTTCCCGAATCACCGGACGACACAGGTTTTTTCGTCACCGTCGTGACCGCGTACTGGGAGATGTTCAAACAGAGCATCGGCATCATGGTCGCCGTCGACCAGCTCGCCGCCACCCAGCCGCGATTCGCAGCCCTGCAAAACGAGTTCCGTCAGTTCGGCATCGACATCGTCGCGGCGTCGGTGCAGCGCGCCCAGGAGCACGGTTACGCGGCCGGCTTGCAGCCCGAGCACACCGCGCTGGCGATCGCGCTGCTGTTCGAACAGTTCACGACCGTATGTCTGCGCCCCGACAGCTCGGGACTGGGGCTGCGCCTGTCGGACGACGATGCGATCACGACCCTGTCCACCATTTGGAAGAAAACGCTCTACGGATATTGA
- a CDS encoding cyclopropane mycolic acid synthase family methyltransferase: protein MSHALSTTSDLKPHFEDVQSHYDLSDDFYRLFLDPTQTYSCAYFERDDLTLHEAQLAKIDLSLGKLGLEPGMTLLDVGCGWGATMRRAIEKYDVNVIGLTLSRNQQAHAERAFAEMDTTRSRRVVLQGWEQFNEPVDRIVSIGAFEHFGADRYNAFFDFAYSVLPDDGVMMLHSIMQIPRAEMEARGLPITMSLLRFFKFISVEIFPGGHLPTRELVVDLSGKAGFTTERIQSLEQHYAKTLDLWAAALEARRDEAIALQSEEVYDRYMKYLTGCADLFRNRYTDVCQFTLTK, encoded by the coding sequence TTGTCACATGCATTGAGCACCACCTCAGACCTGAAGCCGCACTTTGAAGACGTGCAGTCGCATTACGACCTCTCCGACGACTTCTACCGGCTCTTCCTCGACCCGACGCAGACGTACAGCTGCGCCTACTTCGAGCGCGATGATCTGACACTGCACGAGGCGCAGCTCGCCAAGATCGACCTGTCGCTGGGCAAGCTGGGCCTGGAGCCCGGGATGACGCTGCTCGACGTCGGCTGCGGCTGGGGCGCCACGATGCGCCGGGCGATCGAGAAGTACGACGTCAACGTCATCGGGCTGACCCTGAGCCGCAATCAGCAGGCTCATGCCGAGCGGGCGTTCGCCGAGATGGACACCACGCGCAGCCGCCGTGTTGTGCTGCAGGGCTGGGAACAGTTCAACGAGCCGGTGGACCGGATCGTGTCGATTGGGGCTTTCGAACACTTCGGGGCGGACCGCTACAACGCCTTCTTCGATTTCGCGTACAGCGTCCTGCCCGACGACGGTGTGATGATGCTGCACTCGATCATGCAGATTCCGCGGGCCGAGATGGAGGCACGGGGGCTGCCCATCACGATGAGCCTGCTTCGGTTCTTCAAGTTCATCTCGGTGGAGATCTTCCCCGGCGGTCACCTCCCGACGCGTGAGCTGGTGGTGGACCTCTCCGGGAAGGCCGGCTTCACCACCGAACGCATCCAGTCCCTGGAACAGCACTACGCCAAGACCCTCGACCTGTGGGCCGCCGCCCTCGAGGCCCGTCGCGACGAGGCGATCGCGCTGCAGTCCGAAGAGGTTTACGACCGCTACATGAAGTACCTGACGGGGTGTGCGGATCTGTTCCGCAACCGCTACACCGACGTCTGCCAGTTCACTCTGACGAAGTAG
- a CDS encoding RNA-binding S4 domain-containing protein — translation MESTRVDRWLWAVRLTKTRPDAAAACRGGHVRVNGRLAKPSTSVAPGDEVRALVNDTTRIVEVVRVIAKRVGAADAATCYLDRTPKPPSVPVVPVAARDRGAGRPTKRERRALEKWRASQW, via the coding sequence ATGGAATCGACCCGGGTGGATCGATGGTTGTGGGCGGTCCGACTGACCAAGACCCGGCCGGACGCCGCCGCGGCGTGCCGGGGCGGGCACGTTCGGGTCAACGGCCGGTTGGCCAAGCCTTCGACGTCGGTGGCGCCCGGTGACGAAGTGCGCGCGCTCGTGAATGACACGACGCGCATCGTCGAAGTCGTGCGGGTGATCGCGAAACGAGTGGGTGCCGCCGACGCTGCCACCTGCTACCTGGACCGCACCCCCAAACCACCCTCGGTCCCGGTCGTGCCGGTAGCGGCCCGCGACCGTGGCGCGGGCCGGCCGACCAAACGTGAGCGCCGGGCTCTGGAGAAGTGGCGTGCGAGCCAGTGGTGA
- a CDS encoding hydroxymethylglutaryl-CoA lyase gives MSDLPEHVTIREVALRDGLQIEDPIPLSAKLELLAAIAATGVREVEATAFVSPSKVPALADAPELAAHLGDYPDIEFSALVASPNGAKRAIAAGLRSVEYVVSAADAHSRANVGRSSAEATTQIADIVAIAHDSGVTVEVIIATAWDCPFDGPTPPQRVLDIVDAACEFGADRLAIADTIGTTTPGRVTALMNQVRPRIGNRPLGAHFHNTRGAGLASAYAAVAAGVTRLDSSVGGLGGCPFAPGASGNIATEDLVYLLRDSGIGVDVDLPAAISAAAVAKSVVGHDLPSALLRAGDRILN, from the coding sequence GTGAGCGACCTACCCGAACACGTGACGATCCGTGAGGTCGCGCTGCGCGACGGCCTGCAGATCGAAGACCCGATCCCGTTGTCCGCCAAGCTCGAACTCCTCGCCGCGATCGCCGCCACCGGTGTGCGCGAGGTCGAGGCGACGGCCTTCGTCTCGCCGTCGAAGGTGCCGGCCCTGGCCGACGCGCCGGAGCTGGCAGCCCACCTCGGCGACTATCCGGACATCGAGTTCTCCGCGCTGGTCGCCAGCCCCAACGGCGCCAAGCGCGCGATCGCCGCGGGCTTGAGGTCGGTCGAATACGTGGTGTCGGCGGCCGACGCCCACAGCCGGGCCAACGTCGGGCGCAGCAGCGCCGAGGCCACCACACAGATCGCCGACATCGTCGCCATCGCCCACGACTCCGGCGTCACCGTCGAGGTCATCATCGCCACGGCCTGGGACTGCCCGTTCGACGGGCCCACCCCGCCGCAGCGGGTGCTCGACATCGTCGATGCCGCATGTGAATTCGGCGCCGACCGGCTGGCCATCGCCGACACGATCGGCACCACCACGCCGGGGCGCGTCACCGCACTGATGAATCAGGTCAGACCCCGCATCGGTAATCGGCCCCTGGGAGCGCACTTCCACAACACCCGCGGGGCCGGGCTGGCCAGCGCGTACGCGGCGGTGGCCGCGGGTGTGACACGGCTCGATTCCTCGGTTGGCGGCCTGGGCGGCTGCCCGTTCGCACCGGGAGCGAGCGGCAACATCGCCACCGAGGACCTCGTATACCTATTGCGAGACAGCGGGATTGGCGTCGACGTCGACCTACCGGCCGCGATCAGCGCGGCAGCAGTGGCGAAATCGGTGGTCGGTCACGATCTGCCCAGCGCTCTGCTGCGGGCCGGTGACCGGATCTTGAACTGA